A genomic stretch from Ovis canadensis isolate MfBH-ARS-UI-01 breed Bighorn chromosome 5, ARS-UI_OviCan_v2, whole genome shotgun sequence includes:
- the LOC138441754 gene encoding small integral membrane protein 8-like encodes MSSAPEPPAFKKEPPKEKDLGNVGLRGVRSTTLFRAVNPALFIKPNKPVMAFGLKTLSLCVAYIGYLHATRENEKDLYEAIDSEGHSYMRRKTSKWD; translated from the coding sequence ATGTCTTCAGCGCCTGAGCCTCCAGCCTTTAAAAAGGAGCCGCCCAAGGAGAAAGACCTGGGAAACGTAGGGCTCAGAGGGGTCCGCAGCACAACCTTATTTCGAGCTGTGAATCCAGCGCTCTTCATTAAACCTAACAAACCTGTAATGGCTTTCGGATTAAAAACCCTTTCGCTTTGCGTGGCTTATATCGGTTACCTACATGCGACGCGGGAGAATGAGAAGGACCTCTATGAAGCTATTGATAGTGAGGGACACAGTTACATGAGGAGGAAAACGTCTAAATGGGATTAA